One stretch of Clavibacter michiganensis DNA includes these proteins:
- a CDS encoding acyltransferase family protein, which translates to MTSTVTVKSETGRKIEFLEAVRGVASFIVVLQHLIAAEYPAFEDFSRQWVDAGRVGVVAFFLVSGYVIPLSLQRQDTRTFLVRRLYRLFPLYWLVLGLMMLWVATTGDGELGGPLVIMANVLMVQGAVGIFTIVPTAWTLGIELIFYGQSLVAKLIGRLDRSVVMGYVWLAGFVAAAIAGRVLERELPWTLPLLLYTASLGHAIHLRDRDGSTAWRGLLVAGVVGVPLFTYLNGGQDAAWPPFDYAVSFLLGLGLFFAFYATRRAAHSRVLIWLGAISYAAYLLHPLAYRVMRAVDVPEGIVRVIAAIAVTLVVSWLVHRFVELPFIGVARRLTSRSSAAKAPRG; encoded by the coding sequence GTGACCAGCACCGTGACAGTGAAGAGCGAGACCGGTCGGAAGATCGAGTTCCTCGAGGCGGTCCGCGGCGTCGCGTCGTTCATCGTGGTGCTGCAGCACCTCATCGCCGCGGAGTACCCGGCGTTCGAGGACTTCAGCCGCCAGTGGGTGGACGCGGGGCGCGTGGGCGTCGTCGCGTTCTTCCTCGTCAGCGGCTACGTCATCCCGTTGAGCCTCCAGCGGCAGGACACCCGCACCTTCCTCGTGCGCCGCCTGTACCGGCTCTTCCCGCTCTACTGGCTCGTGCTCGGCCTGATGATGCTGTGGGTCGCGACCACGGGCGACGGCGAGCTGGGCGGCCCGCTCGTGATCATGGCGAACGTGCTCATGGTGCAGGGCGCCGTGGGCATCTTCACGATCGTGCCGACGGCCTGGACCCTCGGCATCGAGCTGATCTTCTACGGCCAGTCCCTCGTCGCGAAGCTCATCGGCCGCCTCGACCGCAGCGTGGTCATGGGCTACGTCTGGCTCGCGGGCTTCGTCGCCGCGGCGATCGCCGGCCGGGTGCTGGAGCGCGAGCTGCCCTGGACCCTGCCGCTGCTGCTCTACACGGCGTCGCTCGGGCACGCGATCCACCTGCGCGACCGCGACGGATCCACCGCCTGGCGCGGCCTGCTCGTCGCGGGTGTCGTGGGCGTGCCGCTGTTCACCTACCTCAACGGCGGGCAGGACGCGGCGTGGCCGCCGTTCGACTACGCCGTGTCGTTCCTGCTCGGCCTCGGCCTGTTCTTCGCCTTCTACGCCACGCGGCGGGCGGCGCACTCGCGCGTGCTCATCTGGCTCGGCGCGATCTCCTACGCCGCGTACCTCCTGCACCCGCTGGCCTACCGCGTGATGCGGGCCGTCGACGTGCCCGAGGGGATCGTGCGGGTGATCGCCGCCATCGCCGTCACGCTCGTCGTCTCCTGGCTCGTGCACCGCTTCGTGGAGCTGCCGTTCATCGGCGTCGCCCGCCGCCTCACGAGCCGCTCGTCGGCCGCGAAGGCGCCGCGGGGCTAG
- a CDS encoding SGNH/GDSL hydrolase family protein has translation MPARRMARGAVSALAAVLLLAGCTSAPQPAPTATEGEPAPGASATTAPEDMVRIVVMGDSNTNGFVGTLPQGIDQGMAYVDYVVGDPLTFAGGWGTDGATSTVMAANTPTVEDVDVALIMIGTNNRIAGVPETQLDADILQTVEKLAPKETVILGIPPQNAEPETPPAVNAHLEEFADAQGFHFFNPWKNLTNKDMKWRTEFFRDGIHTNMTGYKLMGAEVRKFIRTEVLDDGAQK, from the coding sequence ATGCCCGCACGTCGCATGGCCCGGGGCGCCGTCAGCGCCCTCGCCGCCGTCCTCCTGCTCGCCGGGTGCACCAGCGCGCCGCAGCCCGCCCCCACCGCCACCGAGGGCGAGCCCGCGCCCGGCGCGTCCGCCACGACGGCGCCCGAGGACATGGTCCGGATCGTCGTGATGGGCGACTCGAACACGAACGGCTTCGTCGGCACGCTGCCCCAGGGCATCGACCAGGGCATGGCCTACGTCGACTACGTCGTGGGCGACCCGCTGACCTTCGCGGGCGGCTGGGGCACCGACGGCGCGACGAGCACGGTCATGGCCGCGAACACGCCCACCGTCGAGGACGTCGACGTCGCGCTCATCATGATCGGCACCAACAACCGCATCGCCGGCGTGCCGGAGACGCAGCTCGACGCGGACATCCTGCAGACGGTCGAGAAGCTCGCGCCGAAGGAGACGGTGATCCTCGGGATCCCGCCGCAGAACGCCGAGCCCGAGACGCCGCCCGCGGTCAACGCGCACCTCGAGGAGTTCGCCGACGCGCAGGGCTTCCACTTCTTCAACCCGTGGAAGAACCTCACGAACAAGGACATGAAGTGGCGGACCGAGTTCTTCCGCGACGGGATCCACACGAACATGACCGGCTACAAGCTCATGGGCGCGGAGGTGCGCAAGTTCATCCGCACCGAGGTCCTCGACGACGGCGCCCAGAAGTAG
- a CDS encoding endonuclease/exonuclease/phosphatase family protein, with amino-acid sequence MMASGGFSRRDLFDGAGSSDPGVGRPTRGSGTALLERPRADETTTTTDGPDGTAEADPPPSRPAAATQLAPAPPQQATIGSAEGDLVHVMTCNIRLARPSTEPGDPDHWADREPVLARFLQLEQPTVLGVQEALSAQLPAIARALPHHRMLGYGRDGGSGGEYSAIFYDERRLDVVAWDQFWLSDLPELIGSRSWGCSTTRIATWARFRDRRSGAEFVHLNTHLDHESELARVKSADLITERLQEVASGAPVVVTGDFNAPAEESAAYDILTRDAGLADTWTTAAHHATPGIGTFTAYGDPVPEGERIDWILAGDGVEVVDSAINPYTFEGRSPSDHAAVQALVRLARTA; translated from the coding sequence ATGATGGCCAGCGGCGGATTCAGCCGACGCGACCTGTTCGACGGTGCCGGATCCTCCGATCCCGGCGTCGGGCGGCCCACCCGAGGTTCCGGCACGGCGCTCCTCGAGCGCCCGCGCGCGGACGAGACGACCACCACGACGGACGGTCCGGACGGCACCGCGGAGGCCGACCCCCCTCCGTCTCGTCCGGCGGCAGCGACGCAGCTCGCTCCCGCCCCGCCCCAGCAGGCGACCATCGGCTCGGCCGAGGGCGACCTCGTGCACGTCATGACCTGCAACATCCGCCTGGCCCGCCCCTCGACCGAGCCGGGCGATCCCGACCACTGGGCCGACCGCGAGCCCGTGCTCGCCCGCTTCCTCCAGCTCGAGCAGCCCACCGTCCTCGGCGTGCAGGAGGCCCTCTCGGCCCAGCTCCCCGCCATCGCCCGGGCGCTCCCCCACCACCGCATGCTCGGCTACGGCCGCGACGGCGGGTCCGGCGGCGAGTACAGCGCGATCTTCTACGACGAGCGCCGCCTCGACGTCGTCGCGTGGGACCAGTTCTGGCTGTCCGACCTGCCGGAGCTCATCGGATCCCGCTCCTGGGGCTGCAGCACCACGCGCATCGCGACGTGGGCGCGCTTCCGCGACCGCCGCAGCGGCGCCGAGTTCGTGCACCTCAACACGCACCTCGACCACGAGTCCGAGCTCGCGCGCGTGAAGAGCGCCGACCTCATCACCGAGCGGCTGCAGGAGGTCGCGTCCGGCGCGCCCGTCGTCGTCACGGGCGACTTCAACGCCCCGGCCGAGGAGTCCGCGGCGTACGACATCCTCACCCGCGACGCCGGCCTCGCCGACACCTGGACCACGGCCGCGCACCACGCGACCCCCGGCATCGGCACGTTCACGGCCTACGGCGACCCGGTGCCCGAGGGCGAGCGCATCGACTGGATCCTCGCGGGCGACGGCGTCGAGGTGGTCGACTCGGCCATCAACCCGTACACGTTCGAGGGCCGCTCGCCCTCCGATCACGCCGCCGTGCAGGCGCTCGTGCGCCTCGCGCGCACCGCCTGA
- a CDS encoding dienelactone hydrolase family protein — MTDPASPPFWSPSLAELTERVPLPAGADIQMGPVLYDHEGTELEGLLARDAAQSGRRPAVLVIHDWFGVGGHVAARIQMLARLGYVALAADVYGRDVRPGPEEAGQVAGSFYADLPLMRARVQAGIDRLAAEPDVDPSRIAVMGYCFGGSASLEVARAGAEIKAAISLHGNLVVHEPADVADVKAAILVLTGADDPIVPDEKVAAFQAEMRTRPVIDWQVVTYSGALHAFSVPGVDSPEHGAQYQDRAERRSWRALTDFLAEHLG, encoded by the coding sequence ATGACCGACCCCGCATCGCCCCCCTTCTGGTCGCCGTCCCTCGCCGAGCTCACGGAGCGCGTGCCGCTGCCCGCGGGCGCCGACATCCAGATGGGACCGGTGCTGTACGACCACGAGGGCACCGAGCTCGAGGGGCTCCTCGCCCGCGACGCCGCGCAGAGCGGGCGTCGCCCGGCCGTGCTCGTGATCCACGACTGGTTCGGCGTCGGCGGGCACGTGGCCGCACGGATCCAGATGCTCGCGCGCCTCGGCTACGTCGCCTTAGCCGCCGACGTCTACGGCCGCGACGTGCGCCCCGGCCCCGAGGAGGCCGGCCAGGTCGCCGGGTCCTTCTACGCCGACCTCCCGCTCATGCGCGCCCGCGTGCAGGCCGGGATCGACCGCCTGGCGGCCGAGCCCGACGTCGACCCGTCGCGCATCGCCGTCATGGGCTACTGCTTCGGCGGCAGCGCCTCGCTCGAGGTCGCCCGGGCGGGCGCCGAGATCAAGGCCGCGATCTCGCTGCACGGCAACCTGGTGGTGCACGAGCCCGCCGACGTCGCCGACGTGAAGGCCGCGATCCTCGTCCTCACGGGCGCGGACGACCCGATCGTCCCCGACGAGAAGGTGGCCGCGTTCCAGGCCGAGATGCGCACGCGTCCCGTGATCGACTGGCAGGTCGTCACCTACAGCGGCGCCCTGCACGCGTTCTCCGTGCCGGGCGTCGACTCGCCGGAGCACGGCGCCCAGTACCAGGACCGCGCCGAGCGCCGCTCGTGGCGCGCGCTCACGGACTTCCTCGCCGAGCACCTGGGCTGA